Proteins from one Pagrus major chromosome 1, Pma_NU_1.0 genomic window:
- the stra6l gene encoding STRA6-like, translated as MMIRTQVEPEVDRVQDCQNGISMELFLHVSLIPAVFITGILSFLQKRAKTLGIDRRLPFLGGRFAIVIPLDTIGSLSNRWSYGFAFGAVSSSVLLLFSEGYIPFTVPAWARAIVFLIGALEVGLVYFPFFACLSTPCRAAGAVLGILYSLCWIIIMVWDTFTCPGGKILGKHQKIIVQWPCILSLVFLLGRFIYILVKAVRIHLQLEPEDPEELIEQHQVQHVKSLLRKPPAHSEPLSWFQRKVYEWDPHFKFPNRIIGTAIISLIGLYTMTLADYSVSNVAFDRVERWKQTLEYLVTSCNQTEALGPMIPQLEEFIDVARKSWLATTIFASLNSVAYTLHVLACYRKHLKRLWRGQKGFLPEKFHNPSSAVSVASITRYSGWQIAFTLWGYLIVHFVHFLFALLFVYAVVIPIQHGRVLTMLSNVGITVLTIALVIALVILQVVLVQIFFLQDKMSPTDKEKPLALNNRKAFHCFNYFFFFYNVVMGIGNCILRLLSSILAGTWLVSRIDRTIMQRGYEGMDAGYSTWVGMIFADHYHNNPVMVCFCQLLVSNTLERHAASSYSTFSNTPSESPVNSRARRRWMLLYTLLRNPRLILLRKHHVSLSSSRRTSSSPHSDAVLQAWVMASQTQSHQAASQSPPEFDVIPAEDC; from the exons ATGATGATAAGAACCCAAGTGGAACCTGA GGTCGACAGGGTTCAGGACTGTCAGAATGGCATCTCTATGGAACTCTTCCTGCATGTTTCTCTCATACCAGCA GTGTTCATCACAGGGATACTCTCATTCCTCCAGAAGAGAGCCAAAACACTGGGCATCGACCGCAGGCTGCCCTTCCTGGGAGGACGTTTTGCCATTGTGAT TCCTTTAGACACTATAGGCAGCCTCAGTAATCGTTGGTCCTATGGATTTGCATTCGGTGCTGTGTCCTCCAGcgtcctgctgctcttctctgaAGGTTACATCCCCTTCACTGTCCCAGCTTGGGCCAGAG CTATCGTGTTTCTGATCGGAGCATTAGAGGTGGGCCTGGTCTATTTCCCCTTCTTTGCCTGTCTGTCCACGCCTTGCAGGGCAGCTGGGGCAGTGCTGGGAATACTGTACTCTCTGTGCTG GATCATTATTATGGTCTGGGATACATTCACCTGTCCCGGTGGTAAG ATTCTGGGTAAACACCAGAAGATTATTGTCCAGTGGCCCTGCATCCTCTCCCTCGTCTTCCTCTTGGGACGATTTATCTACATATTGGTTAAAGCTGTTCGAATACATCTGCAACTGGAACCAGAG GATCCTGAGGAGCTGATTGAGCAGCACCAGGTGCAGCATGTTAAGAGCCTGCTGAGGAAACCACCTGCACACAG TGAGCCCCTCAGCTGGTTCCAGAGAAAAGTGTATGAGTGGGACCCCCACTTCAAGTTCCCCAACAGGATCATCGGCACTGCCATTATATCCCTCATAGGCCTGTATACG ATGACCCTGGCTGACTACAGCGTCAGTAATGTGGCTTTTGACCGAGTAGAGAGGTGGAAGCAGACACTAGAATATCTGGTGACTTCTTGTAACCAGACTGAAGCTCTGGGACCGATGATACCACAGCTGGAGGAGTTCATCGACGTGGCCAGGA AGTCTTGGCTAGCTACCACCATCTTTGCTAGTCTCAACTCAGTAGCCTACACCCTCCATGTCTTGGCATGTTACAG aaaacacttgaAGAGACTGTGGAGAGGGCAGAAGGGGTTTCTTCCTGAGAAGTTTCACAACCCTAGCTCAGCTGTCAGTGTA GCTTCCATCACAAGATACTCTGGTTGGCAAATAGCATTTACATTGTGGG GCTACCTGATTGTCCATTttgtccacttcctgtttgcccTGCTGTTTGTCTATGCTGTGGTTATTCCTATACAGCATGGCAGAGTACTGACCATGCTCAGCAACGTGGGAATTACAGT CCTGACCATCGCCCTGGTGATCGCCCTGGTGATTCTTCAGGTAGTTCTGGTTCAGATCTTCTTCCTCCAGGACAAAATGTCTCCCACTGATAAAGAAAAACCTCTGGCTCTCAACAACAG gaAGGCTTTCCACTGCTTCAActacttcttctttttctaCAATGTGGTGATGGGGATCGGCAACTGCATACTGAGGTTGCTGAGCAGCATTCTGGCAGGAACGTGGCTGGTGTCACGCATAGACCGGACCATAATGCAGAGAGGATATGAAGGCATGGATGCCG GCTACAGCACTTGGGTTGGGATGATCTTTGCTGACCACTATCATAACAATCCAGTCATGGTGTGTTTCTGCCAGCTGCTGGTCTCCAACACGCTGGAGAGACACGCTGCATCTTCATATTCAACATTCAGCAACACGCCAtctg AATCCCCTGTAAATAGTCGGGCCCGGAGGCGTTGGATGCTGCTTTACACCTTACTGAGGAACCCTCGTCTGATCCTGCTCAGAAAGCACCACGTCTCCTTATCTTCATCGCGACGGACATCATCATCTCCACACTCAGATGCAGTGTTGCAGGCTTGGGTCATGGCCTCTCAAACACAGAGTCACCAAGCAGCGTCACAGTCACCACCAGAGTTTGATGTCATACCGGCAGAAGACtgttaa
- the tdrd7a gene encoding tudor domain-containing protein 7A: MSDSESIKKMLRSVLQSSKTGVSMYRLQSEYKDLCGESIPLKKLGYSKLEDYLRSIPSVVRLEYCMGEIKCFAAVCQETAHIAELVARQKSSKKSGRSQVVNCRMRFKPSNPYMLNVRPRSSLRQPSSGDASNWIANYSRPHRVNYRGCRSSGDYRQLDPTLSSTTPVEHRVPAPQPAVKQCAVPERKKISFSNCHQMPKEKPAEVWTPNQSQSCPYSEELVQSRVSQLLQKYCSGLWMSKLSEVYSEMFSQKLHPQALTDLEKWTDICVVEKSSSTHRTDCLIYPPQPPKPSTVPRRITTPPTSATDSGTITTPISSPPSSTEQPSTHVPSFHVPKRTVSPLAKPTFIFPSQPVTASSGKLLSSVTLRSPALNPALAPWLPTCINLAINANGGCKDNHNLPTATLNPKQNAPPLAPPLQSGSDILPLLKVTFSPTSDSAPCPPSKSSTGLVSAEVRQRIKELLSKNSHGLWAHALPKLFMDTYKVPFPEEILDNLSLLLDICTVEYPIPHNKKKAILYIYNSTHMEATDGQQCSRHPLPSGLEVVGPVMPPPLVPPSEQYPSVLITDAKNSNAVTIRYVGESYSNAQEAMEEAMHSFYSRSSLHHTLSNPVVGQLVAVRGEDGDELARAQVMEVMGGDKVKVYYLDHGFSVETSGTNLLELHQDFLSLPFQATNVRLAGLEAFSSHPLVVSSLDKLAVGKILLMEALEPCQQGEMPVAVLYDTSQDDDVNINSTCLKALRDKTMNNPLTVNATYQDVCVTNVCTDSIIHCQLPSRGAARLGKLLEETEAIFTSQVTSESLVSRPYSGKFCLARYKGKWSRVEITTMYGNRVMEILFIDLGVPATVEVTALREFPPLFLKQFIVIPPQATKCRLADLTVPQGDWSPEAVLWVKEIVLRSDDCKMKILKLEQHKGDWLVYMYLFIGTDSQQLDKSLNHQLAQSELWHKLTTRNNNNTVTSSNSSMDTAYSALLERLTLDSLSGQPVDRAGNSPLPDTTTKTTMQPLPLPPPLELPQPGQNMDVFVPVACHPGHFVLQQWQDLHKLVVLMGEMILYYNQTWKTNTATNVKKGEVYAAKIDKNWHRVQVKGILTNGLVSIYELDHGKHELVQSSLLQPLVEEFRQLPFQAIPAQLAGMTQQQWTEEASMLFRNHVENRALVAQVESVRELSEVKGELWERRLTVYLVDTTVEARDLWIHSIMADIGGDLSSAA; this comes from the exons ATGTCGGACAGCGAGTCCATCAAAAAAATGTTGCGGTCTGTGCTCCAGTCCAGCAAGACTGGTGTGTCTATGTATAGACTCCAGTCAGAATACAAAGATCTGTGCGGAGAGAGCATCCCGCTGAAGAAGCTGGGCTACTCAAAACTAGAGGACTACCTCCGAAGCATCCCCTCCGTGGTCCGCCTTGAGTACTGCATGGGTGAG ATTAAATGCTTTGCTGCAGTGTGTCAAGAGACAGCCCACATTGCTGAGTTGGTCGCCAGACAGAAGAGCTCCAAGAAATCTGGCCGCTCCCAAGTGGTCAATTGCAGGATGAGGTTCAAACCTTCCAACCCATACATGCTCAATG TGAGGCCAAGGTCATCTCTCCGCCAACCCTCGTCTGGTGATGCCTCTAACTGGATAGCTAACTATTCTCGGCCCCACAGAGTCAACTACAGAGGCTGCAGGTCCTCAGGAGACTACAG GCAGTTGGACCCAACCTTGAGCTCCACTACCCCTGTTGAGCATAGAGTGCCGGCTCCGCAACCAGCTGTAAAACAGTGTGCCGTGCCTGAAAG GAAGAAGATCAGCTTTTCAAACTGCCACCAGATGCCCAAAG AGAAGCCTGCTGAGGTATGGACACCTAACCAATCCCAG TCGTGTCCGTATAGTGAGGAGCTGGTGCAGAGCAGAGTAAGTCAGCTCCTGCAGAAATACTGCAGTGGATTGTGGATGTCTAAACTGTCGGAGGTCTACAGTGAAATGTTCAGTCAGAAGCTCCACCCTCAGGCACTCACAGATTTGGAAAAGTGGACAGACATCTGTGTG GTTGAGAAATCTTCCAGCACCCACCGAACTGACTGCCTCATCTACCCTCCTCAGCCTCCTAAACCTTCCACTGTCCCCCGACGAATCACCACTCCGCCAACATCAGCCACTGATTCGGGCACCATCACCACACCCATTTCATCACCTCCCTCATCAACTGAACAGCCTTCCACTCATGTCCCTTCTTTCCATGTTCCTAAACGTACAGTTTCCCCCTTGGCTAAGCCCACCTTCATTTTTCCTTCACAACCTGTCACTGCCTCTTCAGGCAAGCTTTTGTCGTCGGTCACGCTGCGCAGCCCTGCCCTCAACCCAGCTCTTGCTCCCTGGCTGCCCACATGTATCAATCTTGCAATCAATGCCAATGGTGGATGTAAAGATAATCACAACTTGCCTACAGCTACTCTCAACCCCAAACAAAATGCTCCACCACTGGCTCCCCCCTTGCAATCCGGCTCTGACATTTTACCCCTTTTGAAGGTCACCTTCTCCCCTACTTCCGATTCTGCCCCTTGCCCCCCCTCAAAATCTTCCACTGGCCTTGTGTCAGCTGAGGTGCGTCAGAGAATAAAGGAGCTTCTGTCAAAGAACAGTCATGGTCTGTGGGCCCATGCTTTGCCCAAACTCTTTATGGACACTTACAAGGTGCCGTTCCCCGAAGAGATTCTGGATAACTTGTCCCTCTTGCTGGATATATGCACTGTGGAGTACCCCATACCACACAACAAAAAGAAG GCCATCCTGTATATCTACAACAGCACACACATGGAAGCCACAGACGGCCAGCAGTGCAGTCGCCATCCCCTTCCTTCTGGTCTGGAGGTCGTGGGTCCTGTGATGCCACCTCCTCTGGTTCCTCCGTCAGAGCAGTACCCCTCTGTGCTGATTACTGATGCCAAGAACAGCAATGCTGTTACTATAAG GTATGTAGGTGAGAGCTACTCCAATGCCCAGGAGGCCATGGAGGAAGCCATGCACTCCTTCTACAGCCGAAGCTCTTTGCACCACACTCTCTCTAACCCTGTTGTTGGTCAGCTGGTAGCAGTCAGAGGGGAGGATGGAGATGAGCTTGCCAGAGCTCAGGTCATGGAGGTTATGGGCGGTGACAAGGTCAAG GTGTACTATTTAGACCACGGCTTCTCTGTGGAAACCAGTGGGACTAATCTGCTGGAGCTGCACCAGGACTTCTTGTCACTGCCATTCCAGGCTACTAATGTTAGACTTGCAG GTCTAGAGGCATTTAGCTCCCATCCACTGGTGGTGTCCTCCTTAGACAAGTTGGCGGTTGGAAAGATCCTGCTGATGGAGGCATTAGAGCCCTGTCAGCAGGGAGAGATGCCCGTGGCAGTGCTGTACGACACTTCTCAGGATGATGACGTCAACATCAACTCCACCTGCCTGAAGGCTCTGCGGGACAAGACCATGAACAACCCTCTGACT GTGAATGCCACCTATCAGGACGTGTGTGTCACAAATGTGTGTACTGATAGTATCATCCACTGTCAGCTGCCCTCCAGAGGAGCTGCAAGACTCGGCAAGTTGCTGGAGGAAACAGAGGCCATCTTTACCTCCCAG GTGACTTCTGAGTCCCTGGTGTCTAGACCCTACAGTGGCAAGTTCTGTCTAGCCCGCTACAAAGGAAAGTGGTCCAGAGTGGAG ATCACCACCATGTACGGCAACAGAGTGATGGAGATCCTCTTCATTGACTTGGGTGTTCCAGCAACTGTAGAGGTCACAGCTCTCAGAGAGTTCCCCCCTCTTTTCCTCAAACAATTCATAGTTATCCCACCACAG GCTACCAAATGTCGCCTGGCTGACCTCACTGTTCCACAGGGGGACTGGAGTCCTGAGGCTGTTCTGTGGGTAAAGGAGATTGTCCTGCGCTCTGACGACTGTAAAATGAAG ATCTTGAAATTGGAGCAGCACAAAGGGGACTGGCTGGTCTATATGTACCTGTTCATCGGCACTGACAGTCAGCAGCTGGACAAAAGCCTCAACCATCAGCTGGCCCAGTCAGAGCTGTGGCACAAACTCACAACacggaacaacaacaacacagtcacCAGCAGTAACAGCAGCATGGATACAG CTTACAGTGCTCTACTGGAGAGGTTGACTCTTGACAGCCTCTCTGGGCAACCTGTTGACAGAGCAGGAAACTCACCTCTACCAGACACGACCACCAAAACCACGATGCAGCCACTTCCGCTGCCTCCCCCGCTGGAGCTCCCCCAG CCCGGCCAGAACATGGATGTCTTCGTGCCAGTGGCCTGCCACCCTGGTCACTTTGTGCTGCAGCAATGGCAGGATCTGCATAAGCTGGTTGTGTTGATGGGGGAGATGATCCTCTATTATAACCAGACGTGGAAGACCAACACCGCCACCAATGTGAAGAAAGGAGAGGTCTACGCTGCCAAAATAGACAAGAA TTGGCACCGCGTGCAGGTGAAGGGGATTCTGACCAATGGGTTGGTTTCCATCTACGAGTTGGACCACGGAAAACATGAGCTGGTCCAAAGCTCTCTGCTCCAGCCCCTGGTGGAGGAGTTCAGACAGCTGCCCTTCCAGGCCATCCCTGCACAGCTGGCAG GTATGACACAGCAACAGTGGACAGAGGAAGCCTCCATGTTATTCAGGAACCATGTGGAGAATCGCGCACTGGTGGCCCAGGTGGAGAGTGTGCGGGAGCTGTCAGAGGTTAAAGGTGAGCTGTGGGAACGCAGGCTGACAGTTTACCTGGTGGACACTACAGTGGAGGCCAGGGACCTATGGATTCACAGCATCATGGCTGACATCGGCGGTGACTTGTCTTCAGCAGCCTAG